The segment tatatacatatatatatatatatatatatatattttagaatGAATTATACtacttaaatatatttagacatgtattttattaagtGGAATATGTAAGTattgaaattataaatattaatttatatatttacatacttattttttctacttcttttttcttttcctccctcaatatattatatattcatattaaaaaaaaaaaaaaaaaaaaaaaaaaaaaaaggaaaaaaattatttataaaataatcaaCTAGGAATTCTtttctcttcttttttttctttttttttctcatttttttttttttttttttttttttttttgtttatgttCTTTCATATGGGTTAGTaacaatttttttgtaaGCTCCTCTTCCTCTATAAAATGGTCTGAAGCTTGGTTGTCTAAGTctacaaaaatgaaatatataaataaatacatttagaagaattaacaaaaatatttcggaaataacaaatatatataggataaagaaaaaaaaaaaaaaaaaatagatatatttatttatttattcatttatttttatttttttggtatATACCTTCCTCTAACACCTAATGCGCTCTTCATTCCTCTTCCCCTAAATGGACTAATTTTGGGCCTGTTGAATCCTGGTATATTTCTTCTCTTACTACATACCTAAAAAGagacaaaaataaaattaaagaaataaatgaataaacatacgtatgtaaatatatatatatatatatatataaatatatatatatatatataaatatatatatataaaacatttttaacTTACCTTGAtttgtctttttttaaaaaatgattctGATAAAGATAAGGCTGTTCTAACAGATGATGCATCAGCAAATTCAATGTATGCATATCtacccaaaaaaaaaaaaaaaaaaaaaaaaaaaattaaaaaataaatatatgtatacaaatatattatacgtatacatacatatatatatatataaatatatatatatatccttattattaatattacccTTTCGAATGGcctgtatttttatttactaaAATTGTTACTCTATTTATTAAACCGCATTCTGAAAATAATGATTGAAGTTCTTCTGGTTGTGTTGAATAATCAACctataaaagaaatagaatattaaataaatatatatatatgtatgtatgtatgtacgtatgtatatttatttattttattttgtttttatttttttacatttccAACAAATATAGatctattatttatttcttcttgttCTTGTTCATGGGAATCAACATTTCCTCCTTGGTTCATTTGAATTTCTGCACCTTCATTCATCatctttaaaattataaaagaaatataatacatat is part of the Plasmodium falciparum 3D7 genome assembly, chromosome: 9 genome and harbors:
- a CDS encoding polyadenylate-binding protein 2, putative, translated to MEQVNIDQMNAEKAKGDGANFKVQVDDINNIDKEFSDLQKLKMMNEGAEIQMNQGGNVDSHEQEQEEINNRSIFVGNVDYSTQPEELQSLFSECGLINRVTILVNKNTGHSKGYAYIEFADASSVRTALSLSESFFKKRQIKVCSKRRNIPGFNRPKISPFRGRGMKSALGVRGRLRQPSFRPFYRGRGAYKKIVTNPYERT